The window TAAAAGAGTTTCAAATGTATTAACAACATTTTTACGGCATTTATCATCGCTCATAATGTCTCTTGTCAATAGAATTTGACCAACAATGTGTCCATACTCTGAAAAAAATTTGCTGTACATATGCATGAGTTCACATTGACCTACTGCTGCAACTGCCTGCTTTTCCCTAATTGTTCTGGGCCTTTCAGGCAATTTAAGTTTATCAACGCCTACCCCGATAGCTCCTGAAGTTACCAGTACTACCTCTTTACCCTGATTTGATAAATCTGAAATAATTCTTGCCAGCTTATCTATACAAGTAAAATTAATTTTCCCGGTCTCATATGTCAAAGTAGAAGTACCCACTTTAATGACAATCCTTTGTGCATCTTGAAGTTTCTGTCTTTTGAAACACATTTTTATCAATACCCCTTATACCAAAAATCGCAACACCTTAAAGATTATATAATAAATCCGTGAGATTTTCCACTATGCTTCTTCCTGATACGATACACTTTTATTTCTCAATACGAAAGAGCTTAGAATGCTTTCAAGCTTGCCATATACATACTGGTTCTCAAAAATCAAAAACAGTATTGTCCCCAAAACCGTTGATGCAACTGCATCAAGAACACTATGCTGCTTAGTAAACCATGTAGACATGTATATGAGAATGCACATTGCTACTGACGAAAACCTCATAAGCAGCCCCTTGCCGTATTTCAATGTAAACATTGTAAGCAAAATAGTATCAAGCATATGGATGCTCGGGAAACAATTAACCGGCCTGTCCTTGCCGTAAATAATCAGTACTGCCTTTTTTAAAAGGTTGTCCGGTACTACCTCAGGGCGTGGAACCGTTGTCGGGTAGATATAATAAATTGCAAAACAAACAAACATACCAATTAATATACTGAATAATAGTTTGTAATAAATTTTCTCATTACAGTATGCCAAAACCAGCAGAATACCAAAGATATACAAATACCAGAATACATATGGTATTATAAACCATTCATTAAATGGTATCAGACTATCAAGAAAAGTAGTTACATCGTGAGCGCCCTTAGTAGTAACATTCAACAAGAAATACACGCACTGTGCCATTGGTATTAATAGCATAAACAGTACCCTTCGAAAATACACTACCAGATTGTCTCGATTTAAAAAATTATTAGTCATAAAATTTTTCTCCATAAGAATATTCTATATAACAACTAATTATACTCGAATTTTGAAAAATTGTTTACTTTTTTATCAGGAAATTTATAGGAACTCGTATTCCCTTGACCATGCCTGCTTTTCACCCGGCTCAATATGGACATTAACAAAGGCTTCAGGACTTGCAACATGTTTTGAGCCCCATAATGCAAATTTCTGTGGAACAAAATCGTCTGTTTCCTTTACTCCTGCTCCTGACTTACTGTCATATAACTCCCATGAACTGCTTCCGTTGCAATCAAAATCCTTAAACTGACTGTAAAATTCTCCGTTGAAGCTGTCAGGCCATGAAAGTTCTCTATCTTTAACAATAAGCTCTCCGCTGACATTTTCCATCTGTATATCACAAGGAAGTTTTAATGAATAACTGCTTCCTATACTGTTATTATCTATTCCGATAAAATTGTGGCAGTACTCCGTAGTACTTATTATTTTTTCTCCGGTGTTCTCCAATAGATAGGTTATTTTTAACCTGTTTTGACACAAGCTTATACTTTTTCTATATATGTAGCCATAACCATTGTGAATAGACATCACAACCGACAAATCAGCACAAGTATTATCGGTAATTACTTTAAAATCCAAGGGCTTAACCTCATATTTTCTGAAAAAGTCATAAGGCTCCGTATCCGGTCTCTTCAAAAGGCCTACCCCAATCTTTGGAAAATATTCTCCCACAGGAGTTTCATCAAAGCCCACAGGCTCACGTATTCCAAATTCTCCGCAAAGTCCGCAGCCTCCCGACCCTTTTCCCGCTTCATTAGATTCCTTCACACAAAAAGTATGTTTTCCATCCAAAGTAACCTGAGTAATAAATCCACACCAGTCAAATCTTGAGCCGTTATATTCTTTTCCGGGATATGATATATCAACGGAAAGTCTCTCATTACTTAAAACAATATTGTTACTCATAGCATCCTCCTTATAAATTGGTTTTGGCCAACATAATTACCTTATATTACAAGCAGATTGGAGTCAATAGTTTTCAAAGTAAAAGGGCTGATGTTTTGGGACTCCCCTTAACAATCAGCCCTGATAAATTCAGTTACATAAGTTTAATTACTCATCATCTTCAGCAACCATATTCTTTTTGGCCTCTTCAATGACTTTGTTCGCAACGATAGCGGGAGCTTCCTCATATCTTTCAAACCATAGCTTAAAGTAGCCCCTGCCATGAGTCATAGATCTCAAATCCGTAGCATACTTGAACATTTCAGCCTGAGGAACCTCTGCTTCAACCTGCTGCTGTCCGTTATCCATTGGATTCATGCCAAGAATTCTTCCACGTCTTTTATTCAAATCGCCAATTATATCTCCCATATATTTTTCAGGCACATAAATCTCTACATGTACAATAGGCTCCAATAGTACTGGTGAAGCCATGGGCAAACCTTTTTTATAAGCCAGTCTTGCAGCTATCTTAAAGGCCATTTCTGAAGAATCTACATCATGATAAGAACCGTCAACCAATGTGGCTTTAAGATTTACAACAGGATACCCTGCAAGCACGCCGCGCACAATGGCTTCTCTCAACCCCTTCTCTACAGCCGGATGATAAGATTTTGGAACAGAACCTCCGAATATTTTTTCCTGGAAAACAAGGTCTTCCGTATCACCACGCTCAAACTCTATCCATACATGTCCGTACTGACCATGTCCGCCGGACTGTTTCTTATGTTTTCCTTCCACCTTGACTTTTTTCTTTATTGTCTCCCTGTAAGGTATTTTGGGATTAACAAGGTTTACCGATACCCCGAACTTAGCTTTAAGTTTGCTGATAATAACATCCAGGTGCTGTTCTCCTACACCTGAAATAAGGGTTTGATGAGTTTCCGTATTAACTGAGACTTTAAATGTAGGATCTTCGTCCTGAAGCTTATGTAAACCAGAACTGATTTTTTCTTCATCACCTTTGGCTTTTGGCTCCACCGCCATTGAAATAGCCGGGTCAGGAAAAGTTATCTTTTCCAGTATGACTTTATTAGTCTGCTCGCAAAGAGTGTCGTTGGTATTGGTTCCTGCCAGTTTTGCAACTCCACCTATGTCACCTGCTATAAGCTTATCTGTGGGAATTTGCTTTTTACCTCTCATAACGAAAATCTGACCGATTTTTTCCGACCTCTCTGTTGTAGAATTAAAAACAGAAGAGTCTGCCTTCAAAGTTCCTGAATAAACTCTGAACATGGAAATCTTACCTACAAATGGGTCCGCAATAGTCTTGAAGACCAGAGCAGCAAGAGGTGCGGAGGCATCGGCCTTTAACTCAACAGACTCCTCCTTTCCCACTTTCTGGGCTTTTACTTTTATAGCTTCGGGAGACGGCATAAAAGCTACGATTGCATCCATAAGCTCTTTAACTCCCATATTATGGTGAGCTGACCCGCAAAATACAGGAGTTATTATTCCGTCAGCTATACCGGCCTTTATACCTATTTGCATTTCTTCAGCCGTAAACTCTTCTTCACCGAAAAACTTTTCCATAAGCCCTTCGTCAGTTTCAGCAATTAATTCATTAAGTGAGTTTTTTATTTGAGAAATTCTATCTGTTAAATCCGAAGGAATATCTGTATCTGTTACTTTATCCTTCTGGAATTTTTTCGCAGTCATATTGATTATATCTACAAAGCCAACATATTTATCAGCCTCATAGATTGGAAGCTGTAATGGTATTACGCTGTTGCCGAAAGTACTCAGCATTTTATCATAGGCAGCATAGAAATTGGCGTTATCTTCGTCCATTTTATTAATAAAGAACATTCTGGCGGCTCCATACTCTTTGGCGTAAGCCCATGATTTCT of the Ruminiclostridium papyrosolvens DSM 2782 genome contains:
- a CDS encoding phosphatase PAP2 family protein, which codes for MTNNFLNRDNLVVYFRRVLFMLLIPMAQCVYFLLNVTTKGAHDVTTFLDSLIPFNEWFIIPYVFWYLYIFGILLVLAYCNEKIYYKLLFSILIGMFVCFAIYYIYPTTVPRPEVVPDNLLKKAVLIIYGKDRPVNCFPSIHMLDTILLTMFTLKYGKGLLMRFSSVAMCILIYMSTWFTKQHSVLDAVASTVLGTILFLIFENQYVYGKLESILSSFVLRNKSVSYQEEA
- the fusA gene encoding elongation factor G, with protein sequence MKDYSVQKLRNICLLAHGGGGKTTLAEAMMFNTGVLDRFGKVADGTTTSDYDPEEIKRKISISTSMAPCEWVDHKINVIDTPGYFDFVGEVMQGIRAAEGAVIVVSAKSGVSVGTEKSWAYAKEYGAARMFFINKMDEDNANFYAAYDKMLSTFGNSVIPLQLPIYEADKYVGFVDIINMTAKKFQKDKVTDTDIPSDLTDRISQIKNSLNELIAETDEGLMEKFFGEEEFTAEEMQIGIKAGIADGIITPVFCGSAHHNMGVKELMDAIVAFMPSPEAIKVKAQKVGKEESVELKADASAPLAALVFKTIADPFVGKISMFRVYSGTLKADSSVFNSTTERSEKIGQIFVMRGKKQIPTDKLIAGDIGGVAKLAGTNTNDTLCEQTNKVILEKITFPDPAISMAVEPKAKGDEEKISSGLHKLQDEDPTFKVSVNTETHQTLISGVGEQHLDVIISKLKAKFGVSVNLVNPKIPYRETIKKKVKVEGKHKKQSGGHGQYGHVWIEFERGDTEDLVFQEKIFGGSVPKSYHPAVEKGLREAIVRGVLAGYPVVNLKATLVDGSYHDVDSSEMAFKIAARLAYKKGLPMASPVLLEPIVHVEIYVPEKYMGDIIGDLNKRRGRILGMNPMDNGQQQVEAEVPQAEMFKYATDLRSMTHGRGYFKLWFERYEEAPAIVANKVIEEAKKNMVAEDDE